A region of Fusarium keratoplasticum isolate Fu6.1 chromosome 6, whole genome shotgun sequence DNA encodes the following proteins:
- a CDS encoding Porphobilinogen deaminase, which produces MAAAPTAQPPLRIGTRRSNLAMVQAEGIRDSLQKIAPDRTFEIEALKTLGDKDKSTALYSFGAKNLWTTELEEKLTSGEIDVVVHCLKDMPTKLPDTCDLTAIPLRDDPRDALIVKASLPYNSLKTLPEGAVVGTSSVRRSAQLRRLYPHLRFANLRGNVETRLAKVDDPESEYTCMIMSACGLQRVGLGHRITQYLGSKDGGIYHAVGQGALGLEIRKGDTKILELINRLVDQKSTLACLAERALLRTLEGGCTVPIGVETEWVDESQLLLRMRAIVVSLDGSQSVQDTMDATVQNDDEATALGRDLAARLAKGGASEILKEINANRPPKD; this is translated from the exons ATGGCAGCCGCTCCTACTGCGCAGCCGCCGCTGCGAATCGGCACCCGAAGGTCTAACCTGGCCATGGTCCAGGCCGAGGGCATCCGTGACAGTCTGCAAAAGATTGCGCCCGACCGCACCTTTGAGATCGAGGCTCTGAAGACACTgggcgacaaggacaagtctACGGCGCTGTATAGCTTTGGGGCTAAGAACTTGTGGACAactgagctggaggagaaaCTTACTTCTGGCGAGATCGACGTCGTTGTCCATTGTCTCAAAG ATATGCCAACCAAGCTGCCCGACACTTGCGATCTGACAGCCATCCCCCTACGGGATGATCCccgtgatgccctcatcgtcaaggccagccTGCCATACAACAGCCTGAAGACACTACCCGAGGGTGCTGTAGTTGGCACATCATCGGTGCGACGATCAGCACAACTTCGACGCCTCTACCCTCACTTGCGCTTTGCCAACCTACGCGGCAACGTCGAAACTCGCCTGGCCAAGGTGGACGACCCCGAGAGTGAGTATACCTGCATGATCATGTCTGCATGCGGCCTGCAGCGAGTTGGTCTCGGACATCGCATCACTCAGTATCTGGGCTCCAAGGACGGGGGGATTTACCACGCAGTCGGCCAGGGAGCTCTCGGACTAGAGATTCGCAAGGGAGACACTAAAATTCTAGAACTTATCAACCGATTGGTCGATCAAAAGTCCACTCTGGCATGTCTTGCGGAGCGTGCCCTCCTACGCACCCTTGAAGGCGGCTGCACCGTTCCCATTGGCGTCGAGACGGAGTGGGTTGACGAGTCGCAACTTCTCCTAAGGATGAGAGCGATCGTTGTCAGTCTTGACGGTTCCCAGAGCGTTCAAGACACGATGGATGCAACGGTGCAGAATGACGATGAGGCCACGGCATTGGGGCGGGATCTGGCTGCGAGACTGGCGAAAGGAGGTGCAAGTGAAATCCTCAAAGAGATTAACGCCAATCGACCACCCAAGGACTAA